A DNA window from Leptolyngbya sp. KIOST-1 contains the following coding sequences:
- a CDS encoding MFS transporter has product MASNLSSSSASHSAPRPFSLLGKLAFGAGDIGPGMTANLLAFSYLIFLTTAAGLSPVAAGSVLAIGRIWDAVNDPFIGYLSDKTRTRWGRRYPWMVVGALPFGLSFFLMWVVPPLESEAARFGYYAVVSLLFQMFYTVINLPYATLTAELTKDYDERTELTAFRLASSLFGAIFALGLGLVITQTIEDLGQQYLVLGGICAVLAVLPLLWCVWGTYPYAVQRNALQPAATDEVPLSFVAQIKVVFANRAFLFVVGIYLFAWLALQMTASIIPFYATFWMGLDSYFLAALLVQGTAIVMMVLVNQLSRRLGKQEVFYIGIGTWVIAQIALFFVQPGQVAFLYLLCIVISFGVATAYVVPWAMLPDVIELDELKTGQRREGVFYAFMTLLQKVGLALGLFLVSLALQFSGFVSEAAQQPDSALMAIRIFIGPVPMVLLLGAIALARFYPITRQMHEEMLLQLAERQRQQDSDGAAG; this is encoded by the coding sequence ATGGCTTCTAACCTTTCGTCGAGCAGCGCCAGCCACTCCGCCCCCAGACCGTTTTCGCTATTGGGCAAGCTGGCGTTTGGGGCTGGCGACATTGGGCCGGGCATGACGGCCAACCTGCTGGCCTTTTCGTACCTGATCTTTTTGACCACGGCGGCGGGGCTGAGCCCGGTAGCGGCGGGTTCGGTGCTGGCGATTGGACGGATCTGGGATGCGGTGAATGACCCGTTCATTGGCTACCTGAGCGACAAAACCCGCACCCGCTGGGGCCGCCGCTATCCCTGGATGGTCGTGGGAGCGCTGCCCTTTGGCCTCAGTTTTTTTCTCATGTGGGTTGTGCCGCCGCTGGAGAGCGAAGCCGCCCGGTTTGGCTACTACGCGGTGGTGTCGCTGCTGTTTCAAATGTTCTACACCGTCATCAATCTACCCTACGCTACCCTCACCGCCGAACTCACCAAAGACTATGACGAGCGCACCGAACTGACCGCCTTTCGGCTGGCCTCATCCCTGTTTGGAGCCATTTTTGCCCTCGGCCTGGGCCTGGTGATTACCCAGACGATCGAGGATCTGGGCCAGCAGTACCTGGTGCTGGGGGGAATCTGTGCCGTGCTGGCGGTGCTGCCCCTGCTGTGGTGTGTGTGGGGTACCTACCCCTACGCGGTGCAGCGCAACGCGCTCCAGCCCGCCGCCACCGACGAGGTTCCCCTCTCGTTTGTCGCTCAGATCAAGGTGGTGTTTGCCAACCGGGCTTTTTTGTTTGTGGTGGGTATTTACCTGTTTGCCTGGCTGGCCCTGCAGATGACCGCCAGCATTATTCCCTTCTACGCCACCTTCTGGATGGGACTGGATTCGTACTTTTTGGCAGCGCTGCTGGTGCAGGGGACGGCCATTGTGATGATGGTGCTGGTCAACCAACTCAGCCGTCGCCTGGGCAAGCAGGAGGTGTTCTACATTGGCATCGGCACCTGGGTGATTGCCCAGATTGCGCTGTTTTTTGTGCAGCCGGGGCAGGTGGCGTTTCTCTACCTGCTGTGCATTGTGATTAGCTTTGGGGTGGCCACCGCCTACGTGGTGCCCTGGGCCATGCTGCCCGACGTGATTGAGCTGGACGAGCTGAAAACCGGCCAGCGCCGGGAGGGGGTCTTCTACGCCTTTATGACGCTGCTGCAAAAGGTGGGCCTGGCCCTGGGGCTGTTTTTGGTCAGCCTGGCGCTGCAGTTTTCGGGGTTCGTCAGCGAGGCCGCCCAGCAGCCCGACAGCGCCCTGATGGCGATTCGCATTTTCATTGGCCCAGTGCCCATGGTGCTGCTGCTGGGGGCGATCGCGCTGGCCCGGTTTTACCCCATTACCCGGCAAATGCACGAAGAAATGTTGCTGCAGCTGGCCGAACGTCAGCGGCAGCAGGATTCGGATGGGGCGGCAGGGTAG
- a CDS encoding SLC13 family permease has translation METWSGITASVVFFGVLALIATERLHLTVAAFLGAMLLIFMHVLTLDQAIAYIGRSHATLALFFGVMVMVRAFEPTKIFEYLATQMVIMAKGEGKRLLLGIVAITTPICAMLPNATTVMLLAPLIPPMAAELNLNFVPLLILMVFVANSAGLLTIVGDPATFIVGSSINMSFLDYLLKLSLGGVVAIATIVVMLPVLFPNTWNRKLDDLDHLPHPVVNHPRMLALGGAIAALVLGLFVVGESLPVPISPAAIALLGAALCLLLTHHSGIDTVHNILRDVDWSTLIFFMSVFVLIGGLQETGVISAASGLLGVAIGQNIALGSMLLLVITGVLSSLIPNIPLVVAMVPLLKEYLVNVNLAGPELLSPDFAGQIPPEILPLFAAMMFGATLGGNGTLVGASSNIVAAGIAEQHGKPISFRLFLSYGLPLMGLQLVVISVYMAVRFLL, from the coding sequence ATGGAAACCTGGTCTGGGATCACCGCGTCGGTGGTCTTTTTTGGGGTACTGGCCCTGATTGCTACCGAACGTCTGCATCTGACCGTTGCCGCCTTTCTGGGGGCAATGCTGCTGATTTTTATGCACGTGCTGACGCTGGATCAGGCGATCGCCTACATTGGCCGCAGCCACGCCACGCTGGCGCTGTTCTTTGGCGTCATGGTGATGGTGCGGGCCTTTGAGCCCACCAAAATCTTTGAGTACCTGGCAACTCAGATGGTGATTATGGCAAAGGGCGAGGGCAAGCGCCTGCTGCTGGGAATTGTGGCGATTACGACCCCGATCTGCGCCATGCTGCCCAACGCCACCACGGTGATGCTGCTGGCCCCGCTGATTCCGCCGATGGCGGCGGAGCTGAACCTCAACTTTGTGCCGCTGCTGATTTTGATGGTGTTTGTGGCCAACAGCGCTGGCCTGCTCACCATCGTCGGCGACCCGGCTACCTTTATCGTCGGCAGCTCAATCAACATGAGCTTTCTGGACTACCTGCTGAAGCTGAGCCTGGGGGGCGTGGTGGCGATCGCCACCATCGTCGTCATGCTGCCGGTGCTCTTTCCCAACACCTGGAACCGGAAGCTGGATGATCTCGACCACCTGCCCCACCCGGTGGTCAACCACCCCCGCATGCTGGCCCTGGGCGGCGCGATCGCGGCCCTGGTGCTGGGGCTGTTTGTGGTGGGCGAGAGCCTGCCGGTACCCATTTCGCCCGCGGCGATCGCCCTGCTGGGGGCGGCGCTGTGCCTGCTGCTCACCCACCACAGCGGCATCGACACCGTCCACAACATTCTGCGGGACGTGGACTGGAGCACTCTGATCTTTTTCATGAGCGTATTCGTGCTGATTGGCGGTCTGCAGGAGACCGGGGTGATCAGCGCCGCCTCGGGGCTCCTGGGGGTGGCGATCGGTCAAAACATTGCCCTGGGGTCGATGCTGTTGCTGGTGATCACGGGCGTTCTCTCCAGCCTGATTCCCAATATTCCCCTGGTGGTGGCTATGGTGCCCCTGCTGAAGGAATACCTGGTCAACGTGAACCTGGCCGGGCCAGAGCTGCTGTCCCCCGACTTCGCCGGACAAATTCCGCCGGAGATTTTGCCCCTGTTCGCGGCCATGATGTTTGGGGCCACCCTGGGGGGCAACGGCACGCTGGTGGGGGCATCGTCCAACATTGTGGCGGCGGGCATTGCCGAGCAGCACGGCAAGCCGATCTCCTTCCGCCTGTTTCTGAGCTACGGCCTACCGCTGATGGGGCTTCAGCTGGTGGTGATCAGTGTCTACATGGCCGTCCGGTTTCTGCTGTAG